In Arvicanthis niloticus isolate mArvNil1 chromosome 10, mArvNil1.pat.X, whole genome shotgun sequence, a single genomic region encodes these proteins:
- the Rgs13 gene encoding regulator of G-protein signaling 13 encodes MSRHICWICKLCRDESKRLPSNLTLDEVLKWAQSLESLMATKYGPIVYTAYLKLEHSDENIKFWMACETYKKIASQRGRISRAKKLYNIYIQPQSPREINIDSTTREAIIKSIREPTQTCFEEAQKIIYMHMEMDSYPRFLKSEMYQKLLKTVQSKSS; translated from the exons atgagCAGGCATATCTGTTGGATTTGTAAGCTATGCAGAGATGAATCTAAGAGACTCCCTTCAAA ccTTACTTTGGATGAAGTTTTAAAATGGGCACAATCTTTGGAAAGTCTGATGGCTACAAAAT atGGCCCAATAGTGTACACAGCATATTTAAAATTGGAGCACAGTGATGAGAACATTAAATTCTGGATGGCATGTGAAACCTACAAAAAAATTGCTTCACAGAGGGGCAGAATTTCTAGGGCAAAAAAGCTTTACAATATTTACATCCAGCCACAGTCTCCAAGAGAG ATTAACATCGACAGTACAACACGAGAAGCTATCATCAAAAGCATTCGAGAACCTACTCAAACGTGCTTTGAAGAAGCTCAAAAGATCATCTATATGCATATGGAAATGGATTCTTATCCCAGATTTTTAAAGTCTGAAATGTACCAAAAACTACTAAAAACTGTTCAATCCAAAAGCTCTTGA